One Eremothecium cymbalariae DBVPG#7215 chromosome 2, complete sequence DNA window includes the following coding sequences:
- the SEC23 gene encoding GTPase-activating protein SEC23 (similar to Ashbya gossypii AEL272W): MDFEQNEDFNGIRFSWNVFPASRTDANKNVVPVGCLYTPLKEIEDLSVVAYNPVVCGGPNCKSVLNPYCEIDVRASLWACPLCGTRNHLPQHYVNITQDTMPSELSSTTIEYITNRPVQIPPVFFYVIDVTAEEENLQALKDSVITSLSLLPPNALVGLITYGKVVQLHDLSCTAIDKCNVFRGDREYQLQQLIEMLTGEKNGGSMPAGSQSKITPFSLSRFFLPLEHVEFKLTQLLENLKPDQWGVPPGHRPLRATGAALNIATLLLQGCYRHVAARIHLFASGPGTVAPGMVVSSELKDPLRSHHDIDSDSAKHHKKAFKFYNQLAERAAENGHTIDIFAGCYDQVGMSEMKKLTDSTGGVLLLTDAFSTAIFKQSFVRLFSKDEEGYLTMAFNGSMCIKTSADLKLQGLIGHAAPLKADAPNVSDSEIGIGGTCTWKMASLSPHHSYAVFFEIANTAAAASIMGDRPKLAYTQFITAYQHASGTNRVRVTTVANQMLPFGNPAIAASFDQETAAVLMARIAVDKAESDDGADVIRWIDRTLIKLCQKYADYNKADPGSFRLSPNFSLYPQFIYYLRRSQFLSVFNNSPDETAFYRHIFTREDTTNSLIMIQPTLTSFSMEEEPQPVLLDSVSVKPNTILLLDTFFYILIYHGEQIAQWRKAGYQDDPQYADFKSLLEEPKLEAAELLIDRFPLPRFIDTEAGGSQARFLLSKLNPSDSYHNQSAAGSTIVLTDDVSLQHFMLHLQDVCVNGQN; this comes from the coding sequence ATGGATTTTGAGCAGAATGAAGACTTTAATGGGATCCGTTTCTCCTGGAACGTTTTTCCAGCCTCTAGAACCGATGCAAACAAGAACGTCGTCCCTGTAGGGTGTCTGTACACGCCATTGAAGGAGATTGAGGATCTTTCTGTTGTTGCGTATAATCCTGTTGTATGTGGGGGCCCAAATTGTAAATCGGTTTTGAATCCATACTGTGAGATTGATGTGAGGGCCAGTTTGTGGGCTTGTCCTTTGTGTGGGACGAGGAATCATTTGCCGCAACACTACGTTAATATAACACAAGACACGATGCCTTCGGAATTGAGTTCTACCACAATTGAGTATATTACCAATAGGCCGGTTCAGATTCCTcctgttttcttttatgtTATTGATGTTACTGCTGAAGAAGAGAATTTGCAAGCCTTAAAAGATTCAGTAATTACTTCTCTATCGCTTTTACCTCCAAACGCGTTGGTTGGGTTGATTACTTATGGGAAGGTGGTTCAGTTGCACGATCTGTCGTGCACGGCCATTGATAAATGCAATGTTTTCAGGGGCGACAGGGAGTATCAGTTACAACAGTTAATTGAAATGTTAACAGGTGAAAAAAATGGAGGTTCCATGCCTGCTGGCTCCCAATCTAAGATTACTCCTTTCTCGTTAAGCAGATTTTTCCTTCCACTAGAACATGTTGAGTTCAAGTTGACTCAGCTTTTGGAAAACTTGAAACCAGATCAATGGGGTGTCCCACCTGGCCATAGACCGTTGAGAGCTACCGGTGCTGCTTTAAATATTGCCACATTGTTACTTCAAGGGTGCTATAGACATGTTGCAGCTCGTATCCATCTATTTGCCTCTGGTCCTGGTACTGTTGCTCCGGGTATGGTCGTGTCTTCTGAATTAAAGGACCCATTGAGATCGCATCATGACATTGATTCCGATTCTGCGAAACATCACAAAAAAGCATTCAAATTTTACAACCAGTTGGCTGAAAGGGCTGCTGAAAATGGGCACACAATTGATATCTTTGCAGGATGTTACGATCAAGTTGGTATGTCTGAGATGAAAAAGTTGACCGACTCCACTGGTGGTGTTCTATTGTTAACTGATGCGTTCTCTACAGCAATTTTCAAGCAGTCTTTTGTCAGGTTATTCTCAAAGGATGAAGAGGGTTATTTGACTATGGCTTTTAATGGTTCAATGTGTATTAAAACCAGTGCTGACCTAAAATTGCAAGGTTTGATTGGCCATGCTGCGCCATTGAAGGCAGATGCTCCTAATGTAAGTGACTCAGAAATCGGTATTGGTGGAACGTGTACCTGGAAAATGGCTTCTTTAAGTCCTCATCATTCGTATGctgttttttttgaaattgcGAACactgctgccgctgccaGTATAATGGGAGACAGACCAAAATTGGCATACACCCAATTTATTACGGCATATCAGCACGCATCTGGTACTAACCGTGTCAGGGTTACTACCGTTGCAAACCAAATGCTCCCATTTGGTAATCCAGCTATTGCGGCGTCATTCGATCAGGAAACTGCTGCTGTCTTAATGGCCAGGATTGCTGTAGATAAAGCGGAATCTGATGATGGGGCGGATGTCATTAGATGGATTGATAGGACTTTAATTAAGCTATGTCAGAAATATGCTGACTACAACAAAGCAGACCCGGGATCATTCAGGCTATCTCCAAACTTTTCCCTTTACCCACAATTTATCTACTATTTGAGAAGATCACAATTCCTAAGtgttttcaacaattcGCCGGATGAGACAGCTTTCTATAGGCATATTTTTACCAGAGAAGATACTACGAATTCTCTAATAATGATCCAACCAACTTTAACGTCGTTTTCGATGGAAGAAGAACCGCAGCCCGTTCTTTTAGATTCTGTATCTGTGAAGCCTAAtactattttattattagaCACTTTCttctatattttgatttacCATGGTGAGCAGATCGCCCAGTGGAGAAAAGCTGGTTACCAGGATGATCCACAATATGCTGATTTCAAGTCACTACTGGAAGAGCCCAAGTtagaagcagcagaacTATTAATAGATAGATTCCCATTACCTAGGTTTATTGATACTGAGGCTGGTGGTTCTCAAGCTAGGTTTTTGTTGTCCAAATTAAATCCTTCTGATAGTTATCACAACCAGTCTGCAGCGGGTTCTACCATCGTGTTAACAGACGATGTTTCTTTACAACACTTTATGCTCCATTTACAAGATGTATGTGTTAATGGTCAGAATTGA